The Phocoena sinus isolate mPhoSin1 chromosome 17, mPhoSin1.pri, whole genome shotgun sequence genome contains a region encoding:
- the LRP12 gene encoding low-density lipoprotein receptor-related protein 12 isoform X1: MARRWSTKESPRWRSALVLLFFAGVYGNGALAEHSENVHISGVSTACGETPEQIQVPSGIITSPGWPSEYPAKINCSWFIRANPGEIITISFQDFDIQGSRRCSLDWLTIETYKNIESYRACGSTIPPPYISSQDHVWIRFHSDDSISRKGFRLAYFSGKSEEPNCACDQFRCGNGKCIPAAWKCNNMDECGDSSDEEICAKEVNPPTSASFQPCAYNQFQCLSRFTKVYTCLPESLKCDGNIDCLDLGDEIDCDVPTCGQWLKYFYGTFNSPNYPDFYPPGSNCTWLIDTGDHRKVILRFTDFKLDGTGYGDYVKIYDGLEENPHKLLRVLTAFDSHAPLTVVSSSGQIRVHFCADKVNAARGFNATYQVDGFCLPWEIPCGGNWGCYTEQQRCDGYWHCPNGRDEINCTMCQKEEFPCSRNGVCYPRSDRCNYQNHCPNGSDEKNCFFCQPGNFHCKNNRCVFESWVCDSQDDCGDGSDEENCPVIVPTRVITAAVIGSLICGLLLVIALGCTCKLYSLRMFERRSFETQLSRVEAELLRREAPPSYGQLIAQGLIPPVEDFPVCPPNQASVLENLRLAVRSQLGFTSIRLPMAGRSSNIWNRIFNFARLRHSGSLALVSADGDAVAPSQSTSREPERNHTHRSLFSVESDDTDTENERRDTVGASGGVAAPLPQKVPPTTAVEATVGASGSSSTQNTRGGHTETGRDVTSAEPPSVSPARHQLTSALSRMTQGLRWVRFTLGRSSSVSQNQSPLRQLDNGVNGREEDDDVEMLIPVSEGASDFDVNDCSRPLLDLASDQGQRFRRPYSAADPGVRLSNRDGPCERCGVVHTAQIPDSCLEATLKNETSDDEALLLC; encoded by the exons CTTGTGGAGAAACTCCAGAACAAATTCAAGTACCAAGTGGTATAATCACGAGCCCAGGCTGGCCTTCTGAATATCCTGCCAAAATCAACTGTAGCTGGTTCATAAGGGCAAACCCAGGGGAAATTATTACTATAAG ttttcaggATTTTGATATTCAGGGGTCCAGAAGATGCAGTTTGGACTGGTTGACGATAGAAACATACAAGAATATTGAAAGCTACAGAGCCTGTGGTTCTACAATCCCACCACCATATATTTCTTCACAAGACCACGTCTGGATCAGGTTCCATTCCGATGACAGTATCTCTAGGAAGGGTTTCAGACTGGCATACTTTTCAG GGAAATCTGAGGAACCAAACTGTGCTTGTGACCAGTTTCGTTGTGGTAATGGAAAGTGTATACCAGCAGCCTGGAAATGCAATAACATGGACGAATGTGGAGATAGTTCTGATGAAGAGATCTGTGCCAAAGAAGTGAATCCTCCAACATCTGCCTCTTTCCAACCCTGTGCTTACAACCAGTTCCAGTGTCTATCTCGGTTTACCAAAGTTTACACTTGCCTCCCCGAATCTTTAAAATGTGATGGGAACATTGACTGCCTTGACCTTGGAGATGAGATAGACTGTGATGTGCCAACCTGTGGGCagtggttaaaatatttttatggtacTTTTAATTCTCCCAATTATCCAGACTTTTATCCTCCCGGAAGCAATTGCACCTGGCTAATAGACACTGGTGATCATCGTAAAGTCATCTTACGCTTCACTGACTTTAAACTTGATGGTACTGGTTATGGTGATTATGTCAAAATATACGATGGATTAGAGGAGAATCCACACAAGCTTTTGCGTGTGTTAACTGCTTTTGATTCTCATGCGCCTCTCACTGTCGTGTCTTCTTCTGGACAGATAAGGGTGCATTTCTGTGCCGATAAAGTCAACGCTGCCAGGGGATTTAATGCTACTTACCAAGTAGATGGCTTCTGTTTGCCATGGGAAATACCCTGCGGAGGGAACTGGGGGTGTTATACGGAGCAGCAGCGCTGTGATGGGTATTGGCATTGCCCAAACGGAAGGGATGAAATCAATTGTACCATGTGCCAAAAGGAAGAGTTCCCATGTTCCCGGAACGGCGTCTGTTACCCTCGTTCTGATCGCTGCAACTACCAGAATCATTGCCCAAATGGCTCCGATGAAAAAAACTGCTTTTTTTGCCAGCCAGGAAATTTTCATTGCAAAAACAATCGTTGTGTGTTTGAAAGCTGGGTGTGTGACTCTCAGGACGACTGTGGCGATGGCAGCGATGAGGAGAATTGCCCGGTAATCGTGCCTACCCGAGTCATAACTGCAGCCGTCATAGGGAGCCTTATCTGTGGCCTGTTACTGGTCATTGCCTTGGGATGTACTTGTAAGCTCTATTCTCTGAGAATGTTTGAACGAAG ATCATTTGAAACACAGTTGTCCAGAGTGGAAGCAGAATTGTTAAGAAGAGAAGCTCCTCCCTCTTATGGACAACTGATTGCTCAGGGTTTAATTCCACCAGTTGAAGATTTTCCTGTTTGCCCACCTAACCAA gcttCTGTTTTGGAAAACCTGAGGCTAGCTGTACGGTCTCAGCTCGGATTTACTTCAATCAGACTTCCTATGGCAGGCAGATCCAGCAACATCTGGAATcgtatttttaattttgcaagaTTACGCCATTCAGGGTCATTGGCTCTGGTCTCAGCAGATGGGGATGCGGTTGCCCCTAGTCAGAGTACCAGCAGAGAACCTGAAAGAAATCATACtcacagaagtttattttctgtggAATCTGAcgacacagacacagaaaatgagagaagagatACGGTAGGAGCATCTGGCGGGGTTGCAGCTCCTTTGCCTCAAAAAGTCCCTCCCACGACAGCTGTAGAAGCAACAGTGGGAGCAAGTGGAAGTTCCTCCACTCAGAATACCCGAGGTGGTCACACAGAGACCGGACGGGATGTGACAAGCGCGGAACCCCCAAGTGTGAGTCCGGCGCGTCACCAGCTCACGAGTGCGCTAAGTCGTATGACTCAGGGGCTACGTTGGGTACGTTTTACATTAGGGCGATCAAGCTCCGTAAGTCAGAACCAGAGCCCTTTGAGACAACTTGATAATGGGGTAAATGGAAGAGAAGAAGATGATGATGTTGAAATGCTAATTCCAGTTTCTGAAGGAGCTTCAGACTTTGATGTGAATGATTGCTCCAGACCTCTTCTTGATCTTGCCTCCGATCAAGGGCAAAGGTTCAGACGACCATATAGTGCAGCAGACCCTGGAGTAAGACTAAGTAATCGCGATGGCCCCTGTGAGCGCTGCGGCGTTGTCCACACTGCCCAGATACCAGACTCTTGCTTAGAAGCAACGCTGAAAAATGAAACAAGTGATGATGAAGCTTTGTTACTTTGTTAG
- the LRP12 gene encoding low-density lipoprotein receptor-related protein 12 isoform X2, translated as MARRWSTKESPRWRSALVLLFFAGVYACGETPEQIQVPSGIITSPGWPSEYPAKINCSWFIRANPGEIITISFQDFDIQGSRRCSLDWLTIETYKNIESYRACGSTIPPPYISSQDHVWIRFHSDDSISRKGFRLAYFSGKSEEPNCACDQFRCGNGKCIPAAWKCNNMDECGDSSDEEICAKEVNPPTSASFQPCAYNQFQCLSRFTKVYTCLPESLKCDGNIDCLDLGDEIDCDVPTCGQWLKYFYGTFNSPNYPDFYPPGSNCTWLIDTGDHRKVILRFTDFKLDGTGYGDYVKIYDGLEENPHKLLRVLTAFDSHAPLTVVSSSGQIRVHFCADKVNAARGFNATYQVDGFCLPWEIPCGGNWGCYTEQQRCDGYWHCPNGRDEINCTMCQKEEFPCSRNGVCYPRSDRCNYQNHCPNGSDEKNCFFCQPGNFHCKNNRCVFESWVCDSQDDCGDGSDEENCPVIVPTRVITAAVIGSLICGLLLVIALGCTCKLYSLRMFERRSFETQLSRVEAELLRREAPPSYGQLIAQGLIPPVEDFPVCPPNQASVLENLRLAVRSQLGFTSIRLPMAGRSSNIWNRIFNFARLRHSGSLALVSADGDAVAPSQSTSREPERNHTHRSLFSVESDDTDTENERRDTVGASGGVAAPLPQKVPPTTAVEATVGASGSSSTQNTRGGHTETGRDVTSAEPPSVSPARHQLTSALSRMTQGLRWVRFTLGRSSSVSQNQSPLRQLDNGVNGREEDDDVEMLIPVSEGASDFDVNDCSRPLLDLASDQGQRFRRPYSAADPGVRLSNRDGPCERCGVVHTAQIPDSCLEATLKNETSDDEALLLC; from the exons CTTGTGGAGAAACTCCAGAACAAATTCAAGTACCAAGTGGTATAATCACGAGCCCAGGCTGGCCTTCTGAATATCCTGCCAAAATCAACTGTAGCTGGTTCATAAGGGCAAACCCAGGGGAAATTATTACTATAAG ttttcaggATTTTGATATTCAGGGGTCCAGAAGATGCAGTTTGGACTGGTTGACGATAGAAACATACAAGAATATTGAAAGCTACAGAGCCTGTGGTTCTACAATCCCACCACCATATATTTCTTCACAAGACCACGTCTGGATCAGGTTCCATTCCGATGACAGTATCTCTAGGAAGGGTTTCAGACTGGCATACTTTTCAG GGAAATCTGAGGAACCAAACTGTGCTTGTGACCAGTTTCGTTGTGGTAATGGAAAGTGTATACCAGCAGCCTGGAAATGCAATAACATGGACGAATGTGGAGATAGTTCTGATGAAGAGATCTGTGCCAAAGAAGTGAATCCTCCAACATCTGCCTCTTTCCAACCCTGTGCTTACAACCAGTTCCAGTGTCTATCTCGGTTTACCAAAGTTTACACTTGCCTCCCCGAATCTTTAAAATGTGATGGGAACATTGACTGCCTTGACCTTGGAGATGAGATAGACTGTGATGTGCCAACCTGTGGGCagtggttaaaatatttttatggtacTTTTAATTCTCCCAATTATCCAGACTTTTATCCTCCCGGAAGCAATTGCACCTGGCTAATAGACACTGGTGATCATCGTAAAGTCATCTTACGCTTCACTGACTTTAAACTTGATGGTACTGGTTATGGTGATTATGTCAAAATATACGATGGATTAGAGGAGAATCCACACAAGCTTTTGCGTGTGTTAACTGCTTTTGATTCTCATGCGCCTCTCACTGTCGTGTCTTCTTCTGGACAGATAAGGGTGCATTTCTGTGCCGATAAAGTCAACGCTGCCAGGGGATTTAATGCTACTTACCAAGTAGATGGCTTCTGTTTGCCATGGGAAATACCCTGCGGAGGGAACTGGGGGTGTTATACGGAGCAGCAGCGCTGTGATGGGTATTGGCATTGCCCAAACGGAAGGGATGAAATCAATTGTACCATGTGCCAAAAGGAAGAGTTCCCATGTTCCCGGAACGGCGTCTGTTACCCTCGTTCTGATCGCTGCAACTACCAGAATCATTGCCCAAATGGCTCCGATGAAAAAAACTGCTTTTTTTGCCAGCCAGGAAATTTTCATTGCAAAAACAATCGTTGTGTGTTTGAAAGCTGGGTGTGTGACTCTCAGGACGACTGTGGCGATGGCAGCGATGAGGAGAATTGCCCGGTAATCGTGCCTACCCGAGTCATAACTGCAGCCGTCATAGGGAGCCTTATCTGTGGCCTGTTACTGGTCATTGCCTTGGGATGTACTTGTAAGCTCTATTCTCTGAGAATGTTTGAACGAAG ATCATTTGAAACACAGTTGTCCAGAGTGGAAGCAGAATTGTTAAGAAGAGAAGCTCCTCCCTCTTATGGACAACTGATTGCTCAGGGTTTAATTCCACCAGTTGAAGATTTTCCTGTTTGCCCACCTAACCAA gcttCTGTTTTGGAAAACCTGAGGCTAGCTGTACGGTCTCAGCTCGGATTTACTTCAATCAGACTTCCTATGGCAGGCAGATCCAGCAACATCTGGAATcgtatttttaattttgcaagaTTACGCCATTCAGGGTCATTGGCTCTGGTCTCAGCAGATGGGGATGCGGTTGCCCCTAGTCAGAGTACCAGCAGAGAACCTGAAAGAAATCATACtcacagaagtttattttctgtggAATCTGAcgacacagacacagaaaatgagagaagagatACGGTAGGAGCATCTGGCGGGGTTGCAGCTCCTTTGCCTCAAAAAGTCCCTCCCACGACAGCTGTAGAAGCAACAGTGGGAGCAAGTGGAAGTTCCTCCACTCAGAATACCCGAGGTGGTCACACAGAGACCGGACGGGATGTGACAAGCGCGGAACCCCCAAGTGTGAGTCCGGCGCGTCACCAGCTCACGAGTGCGCTAAGTCGTATGACTCAGGGGCTACGTTGGGTACGTTTTACATTAGGGCGATCAAGCTCCGTAAGTCAGAACCAGAGCCCTTTGAGACAACTTGATAATGGGGTAAATGGAAGAGAAGAAGATGATGATGTTGAAATGCTAATTCCAGTTTCTGAAGGAGCTTCAGACTTTGATGTGAATGATTGCTCCAGACCTCTTCTTGATCTTGCCTCCGATCAAGGGCAAAGGTTCAGACGACCATATAGTGCAGCAGACCCTGGAGTAAGACTAAGTAATCGCGATGGCCCCTGTGAGCGCTGCGGCGTTGTCCACACTGCCCAGATACCAGACTCTTGCTTAGAAGCAACGCTGAAAAATGAAACAAGTGATGATGAAGCTTTGTTACTTTGTTAG